From Drosophila yakuba strain Tai18E2 chromosome 2L, Prin_Dyak_Tai18E2_2.1, whole genome shotgun sequence, one genomic window encodes:
- the LOC6527949 gene encoding translocation protein SEC62 isoform X2, translating to MSEKKRTRRRKDEYTEPGAQKVDKPSKDEKNVAKWLKKNVKTKKTKFLSHIVEYFTSSKAIDALMKSKFTEGSNPLFTTREQVIEFLDVMLEHKFFHRAKKVPVTLEEIRGKSGGEKKADKEKNQDKEKEKDKAKDDKKDTDPEGDNGQGEGGASGNEKEKEKKEKKKRKIRLDMHPEQIFVDGSEAYVWIYDPIPLHYWIFGFILLLGAVGICLFPLWPPLLRKGVYYLSIAAAGFLVFILALTIVRLIVFIIVWALTGGKLHFWIFPNLTEDVGFFASFWPLYESNYNSDANNSSAKTDKKSKSKDKKKEKESDAEDTAVDVDADGDGDVDAEVSTLEPEKIELIKEHDTDMEIRKRRKVGADEYEEDDVDDEEPKTQPKDSKAGTPRNSGSDSESSSKDYEIISSSEVQNVAGN from the exons ATGTCGGAAAAGAAGCGAACCCGTCGCCGCAAGGAC GAATACACCGAACCCGGTGCCCAGAAGGTGGACAAACCATCGAAGGATGAGAAGAACGTGGCCAAGTGGCTGAAGAAGAACGTTAAGACGAAGAAGACCAAGTTCCTGAGCCACATCGTCGAGTACTTCACCTCCAGCAAGGCCATCGACGCTCTGATGAAATCCAAATTCACCGAGGGCAGCAATCCGCTTTTCACCACCCGGGAGCAGGTAATCGAGTTTTTGGACGTGATGCTGGAGCACAAGTTCTTCCATCGCGCCAAGAAGGTGCCCGTCACTCTGGAGGAGATCAGAGGAAAGTCTGGAGGCGAAAAGAAGGCGGACAAGGAAAAGAACCAAGACAAAGAGAAGGAAAAGGATAAGGCAAAAGACGACAAGAAGGACACCGATCCGGAAGGAGATAATGGCCAAGGAGAAGGCGGTGCATCTGGCAACGAAAAAGAGAAGgagaaaaaggagaagaaaaAGCGCAAGATCCGCCTGGACATGCATCCCGAGCAGATCTTCGTGGACGGCTCCGAGGCTTACGTGTGGATATACGATCCCATTCCGCTCCATTACTGGATATTCGGCTTCATCCTGCTGCTTGGCGCCGTGGGCATTTGCCTATTCCCCCTGTGGCCACCACTGCTACGCAAGGGTGTTTACTATTTGTCCATTGCGGCTGCCGGCTTCCTTGTTTTCATTCTGGCTCTCACCATTGTACGCCTTATTGTGTTTATTATCGTGTGGGCACTAACCGGTGGCAAGCTGCACTTCTGGATCTTCCCCAACCTGACTGAGGATGTGGGCTTCTTCGCCTCTTTCTGGCCGCTATATGAG AGCAACTATAACAGTGACGCGAATAATTCGTCCGCCAAGACCGacaaaaaatcgaaatcaaaggacaagaaaaaggaaaaagaaagcGATGCAGAGGATACagctgtggatgtggatgctgACGGTGATGGTGATGTGGATGCGGAGGTTTCCACGCTTGAACCAGAGAAAATCGAGCTCATTAAAGAACACGACACCGACATGGAGATCCGCAAACGTCGCAAAGTGGGAGCCGACGAATACGAGGAAGACGATGTGGATGATGAAGAACCGAAGACGCAGCCCAAGGATTCCAAAGCTGG AACGCCACGCAACTCGGGATCCGATTCGGAGAGCTCGAGTAAAGATTATGAGATAATCAGTTCAAGTGAAGTCCAAAACGTTGCTGGCAACTAA
- the LOC6527950 gene encoding uncharacterized protein LOC6527950, which produces MFRFYKLYSLYMNNMTSGLTWPREWCLCEKLPRAVLHIPVNRHMLCQVCGLARRPEAGPDSSSDEDADQGTQRQTHILEQRHVEEPKKGQVTRVKVAIRGKKPKAKKICRTNCLKCGGLARAEAGQECTEAPKEVKNTLYPGRHGLYSKPKGMPRRQQVPKAPPPSTPSTSPTLSPSPSASSPPSPTAPPRPPRLATESPRSEMPSLVAMAHTVFNPKNHILQNYSNLFVSNFIPLQSPITDTFGGAISKRSRNSTRPPRCHRSRPLPPLSKVLTNILSSQDSTDGREVGGGLSSSNSKDSQTTDYELASQFCPFDEYEGPSEDALVGSSARYLLHRPKSLHIEPRQDLPNNRIESLNYKFSSTSAAKDIPNPMADNLPGILFMTQSVRKNLMTTLNKLGSECHISDKTSPPSNLASKPVAMQQTTPQNKPEESEKLDRSSILGSIMDQVFCSQTSESSNGIFEDDKVPELEDINKTINDMFIEDPETVSLKSDVSNEQTVFSSNKTNHYDDYSKPVSNTLSTSSWERFCDTKDDCAKAKPTLYKCARCGQHKKREDMVTKIKTKHNSPIKTDTDEIRLNKKVGIAIKQRLNSVRSGAQEYIKVDHEMENSPKIADQRGIPEIFRENLRIPKPRTAEEIPKESILREQPINTNIQSKGERIGHKDSLASQTAFKFHRTFKYLNLQTKEDKPLRVYKPATINDQPRNTLPKIHHECLGKRHRNALKDTNILRSQVPVNKEASTNWGVIQIFETVSHQCHKIPKVQVATFVRELVDIGQTIHGYIQEYIPPDYAPSSLFEFRMPDISPNELLTYRNLGESSHNNSGNVTPIPHKASPKKLPLPEQSKIHKKTSPPAQSVKYESREIRYKKLELSFNAGQTDSFNHPNDKLLHYDNQIAHNNIIHTNDASNLYETDSIFGMKTVKDRKSLPIKSIDANLSCLSDNNISQSKACKPQAKNFKWHTSDVGMNILEKEENPLKETNPKAVNATYSRSKEDKENSEDLYYQKKPIAIQKYNSSKLSNEIRKQIDKSLQLKIKKIMSKPIKLLRSTDSDSVERFVEPFTNKLSVSEEYNLSSSRTPNVILSPPKQSEAALNTRKESTSSSSSMEISSSQKPLRLLANPYSSNHSELKDLTMESKIETDCDSASEPKMICKTTEYEGLPPLNWQVISMDPAHPNNTVNQASESILEEEFLCPIYMCGCLIRSKTFASHFKRDHRGRKTKNAWSQEDCHQVVEGLPKQFTFDGDLLTQGNTFVALLFYSSLTRESTPRSLPMRNHPLALLAAPQKGKDVPLTGVFFWLIGCNSCAKLLAKLTVYDPLDRVGRSEIIRPRPLPQKQDPQGLPTNSKDQLFITVPHRKRTFQISVVIDEKQT; this is translated from the exons ATGTTTCGCTTCTACAAGTTGTACTCGTTGTACATGAACAACATGACCAGTGGGCTAACATGGCCGCGGGAGTGGTGCCTGTGCGAGAAGCTGCCGCGGGCGGTGCTCCACATCCCGGTGAACCGTCACATGCTCTGCCAGGTGTGCGGATTGGCCAGGCGCCCCGAGGCTGGACCCGACTCCTCCAGCGATGAGGACGCAGATCAGGGCACCCAACGCCAGACGCATATCCTGGAGCAACGACACGTGGAGGAGCCCAAAAAGGGTCAAGTGACTAGGGTGAAGGTAGCCATTAGGGGAAAGAAGCCGAAAGCCAAGAAGATTTGCCGGACGAACTGCCTCAAGTGTGGTGGCTTAGCCAGGGCAGAAGCTGGCCAGGAATGTACTGAGGCACCCAAAGAGGTGAAGAACACGTTGTACCCGGGGCGTCATGGCTTGTACTCGAAACCGAAGGGAATGCCCCGTCGACAGCAGGTGCCCAAAGCACCGCCACCTTCGACACCATCAACATCTCCAACGCTATCGCCATCACCCTCGGCTTCATCACCTCCATCGCCCACGGCACCACCACGTCCTCCTCGTCTAGCAACGGAGTCACCACGCTCGGAGATGCCCAGCCTGGTGGCCATGGCCCATACCGTTTTCAATCCGAAAAACCACATACTACAGAACTACAGCAATCTATTTGTCAGCAACTTTATTCCCTTGCAGAGTCCCATTACGGATACCTTTGGCGGAGCTATCTCCAAgaggagcaggaacagcaCTCGTCCGCCGCGCTGCCACAGGAGTCGTCCATTGCCACCCCTTTCCAAAGTGCTAACCAACATCTTGAGCAGCCAAGACTCGACAGATGGCAGagaagtgggtggtggcttGAGTAGCTCCAATTCCAAGGACTCGCAGACCACCGATTACGAGCTGGCCAGCCAGTTCTGCCCCTTCGACGAGTATGAAGGTCCATCCGAAGACGCTCTCGTCGGGAGTAGCGCACGATATCTACTCCATCGTCCGAAATCGCTGCACATCGAACCACGACAGGACTTGCCCAACAATCGCATTGAATCCTTGAACTATAAGTTCAGCTCAACTTCTGCAGCCAAGGACATCCCGAATCCGATGGCTGACAATCTACCAGGGATCCTATTCATGACGCAATCAGTTCGTAAAAATCTTATGACGACCCTTAATAAACTTGGAAGCGAATGCCATATTTCAGATAAAACGAGCCCACCAAGCAACTTGGCCTCCAAACCGGTAGCTATGCAGCAGACCACTCCACAAAATAAACCAGAAGAGTCCGAAAAGCTGGACAGATCCTCCATTTTAGGCTCCATCATGGACCAAGTCTTCTGCTCACAGACATCCGAAAGCTCAAATGGAATCTTCGAAGATGACAAAGTCCCTGAATTGGAGGATATTAATAAGACGATTAACGACATGTTCATCGAGGACCCTGAAACCGTATCTTTGAAAAGTGATGTATCCAATGAGCAAACTGTATTTTcttcaaataaaacaaaccaCTACGACGATTATTCCAAACCCGTTTCAAACACACTAAGCACTTCTAGCTGGGAACGGTTTTGTGACACAAAAGATGATTGTGCTAAAGCCAAACCGACATTATATAAGTGTGCCCGCTGCGGACAGCATAAGAAGCGTGAAGATATGGttactaaaattaaaacaaagcataATAGTCCTATaaaaacagatacagatgAAATCAGGTTGAATAAAAAAGTAGGAATCGCCATAAAGCAAAGGCTCAATAGCGTAAGATCAGGAgctcaagaatatataaaagtggATCACGAAATGGAGAATTCCCCAAAGATAGCAGACCAAAGAGGAATCCCAGAGATTTTTAGGGAAAATCTACGTATCCCAAAGCCAAGAACAGCTGAAGAAATCCCAAAAGAGAGCATTCTACGAGAACAACCTATAAATACAAACATTCAAAGCAAAGGAGAACGAATTGGTCATAAGGATTCCCTCGCATCGCAGACTGCTTTCAAATTTCAtagaacttttaaatatttaaatttacaaacaaaagaaGATAAGCCATTGAGGGTTTACAAACCAGCCACAATCAATGATCAACCAAGGAATACTCTTCCTAAGATACACCACGAATGTCTGGGAAAACGTCACAGAAACGCACTTAAAGATACGAATATACTCAGATCTCAAGTACCAGTTAATAAGGAGGCATCGACCAACTGGGGAGTGATACAAATCTTCGAGACCGTATCTCATCAGTGTCACAAGATCCCCAAAGTACAAGTTGCCACCTTTGTAAGGGAGTTGGTGGATATCGGTCAAACCATACATGGCTATATTCAGGAGTATATTCCTCCGGACTATGCTCCTTCGTCGCTCTTTGAGTTTCGTATGCCCGACATTAGTCCCAACGAACTGCTAACTTACCGAAATCTTGGAGAAAGTTCGCATAATAATAGCGGAAACGTTACTCCTATACCCCATAAAGCCAGTCCAAAGAAGTTACCTTTGCCGGAGCAGTCtaaaatccacaaaaaaacGAGTCCTCCAGCCCAATCAGTAAAATACGAAAGTCGCGAGATTAGATACAAAAAACTCGAATTATCGTTCAACGCAGGACAAACAGATAGTTTTAACCATCCAAATGACAAATTGCTTCATTATGACAACCAAATAgcacataataatataatacataCCAACGATGCTTCCAATTTGTATGAGACAGATAGTATTTTTGGCATGAAAACAGTGAAGGATAGAAAGTCTCTGCCAATAAAATCAATAGATGCTAATTTAAGTTGCTTAAGTGATAACAATATAAGCCAGTCGAAGGCTTGTAAGCCGCAAGCCAAGAACTTTAAATGGCATACATCAGATGTAGGAATGAACATTTTGGAAAAAGAAGAGAACCCATTAAAAGAAACCAATCCAAAGGCAGTTAATGCTACGTATTCGAGATCAAAAGAAGATAAAGAAAATTCAGAAGATTTATATTACCAAAAGAAACCCATAGCgatacaaaaatacaattcatCAAAACTGAGCAATGAGATAAGAAAGCAAATAGACAAATCGTTGCAACTGAAGATCAAGAAAATAATGAGTAAACCGATAAAGTTGCTAAGATCCACTGATTCAGATTCAGTTGAAAGGTTTGTGGAGccatttacaaataaattaagtgtTTCCGAAGAATATAATCTAAGCTCTTCACGTACACCAAATGTTATTTTAAGTCCCCCAAAACAAAGCGAAGCTGCTTTGAATACACGAAAGGAATCAACTTCTTCTAGTTCCTCCATGGAAATAAGTTCAAGTCAAAAGCCATTACGTCTATTAGCCAATCCGTACTCCTCAAATCACTCGGAATTAAAGGACCTAACTATGGAATCCAAGATAGAAACTGACTGTGACTCCGCATCGGAACCCAAAATGATCTGTAAAACCACCGAATATGAAGGACTGCCCCCTCTGAACTGGCAAGTAATCTCAATGGACCCAGCTCATCCAAATAATACTGTGAATCAAGCATCGGAATCAATCTTGGAAGAAGAGTTTTTATGCCCCATTTACATGTGCGGATGCCTCATAAGGTCGAAGACATTTGCGTCCCATTTTAAGCGAGATCATAGAGGtaggaaaaccaaaaacgctTGGTCGCAGGAAGATTGCCATCAAGTAGTGGAAGGTCTACCAAAGCAGTTCACCTTCGATGGCGATCTCCTCACCCAAGGAAACACTTTCGTGGCCCTTCTCTTTTACAGCAGCTTAACGAGGGAAAG CACCCCTAGATCACTTCCTATGCGGAATCATCCGCTGGCCTTACTAGCTGCTCCACAAAAGGGTAAGGATGTTCCCTTGACCGGCGTTTTCTTCTGGCTGATCGGCTGTAACTCCTGTGCCAAACTTCTTGCTAAGCTCACAGTCTACGATCCACTAGATAGAGTTGGACGGAGTGAGATTATTAGGCCACGTCCTTTACCTCAAAAGCAAGACCCACAAGGATTGCCCACCAATTCCAAAGATCAGTTGTTTATAACAGTTCCACACAGGAAAAGGACGTTTCAAATAAGTGTGGTCATAGATGAAAAGCAAACCTAA
- the LOC6527949 gene encoding translocation protein SEC62 isoform X1 → MSGEEEYFQEEEEEQEQEIYDDGTEYTEPGAQKVDKPSKDEKNVAKWLKKNVKTKKTKFLSHIVEYFTSSKAIDALMKSKFTEGSNPLFTTREQVIEFLDVMLEHKFFHRAKKVPVTLEEIRGKSGGEKKADKEKNQDKEKEKDKAKDDKKDTDPEGDNGQGEGGASGNEKEKEKKEKKKRKIRLDMHPEQIFVDGSEAYVWIYDPIPLHYWIFGFILLLGAVGICLFPLWPPLLRKGVYYLSIAAAGFLVFILALTIVRLIVFIIVWALTGGKLHFWIFPNLTEDVGFFASFWPLYESNYNSDANNSSAKTDKKSKSKDKKKEKESDAEDTAVDVDADGDGDVDAEVSTLEPEKIELIKEHDTDMEIRKRRKVGADEYEEDDVDDEEPKTQPKDSKAGTPRNSGSDSESSSKDYEIISSSEVQNVAGN, encoded by the exons atgaGTGGCGAGGAGGAGTACTTccaggaggaggaagaggagcaggagcaggaaatTTACGACGATGGCACG GAATACACCGAACCCGGTGCCCAGAAGGTGGACAAACCATCGAAGGATGAGAAGAACGTGGCCAAGTGGCTGAAGAAGAACGTTAAGACGAAGAAGACCAAGTTCCTGAGCCACATCGTCGAGTACTTCACCTCCAGCAAGGCCATCGACGCTCTGATGAAATCCAAATTCACCGAGGGCAGCAATCCGCTTTTCACCACCCGGGAGCAGGTAATCGAGTTTTTGGACGTGATGCTGGAGCACAAGTTCTTCCATCGCGCCAAGAAGGTGCCCGTCACTCTGGAGGAGATCAGAGGAAAGTCTGGAGGCGAAAAGAAGGCGGACAAGGAAAAGAACCAAGACAAAGAGAAGGAAAAGGATAAGGCAAAAGACGACAAGAAGGACACCGATCCGGAAGGAGATAATGGCCAAGGAGAAGGCGGTGCATCTGGCAACGAAAAAGAGAAGgagaaaaaggagaagaaaaAGCGCAAGATCCGCCTGGACATGCATCCCGAGCAGATCTTCGTGGACGGCTCCGAGGCTTACGTGTGGATATACGATCCCATTCCGCTCCATTACTGGATATTCGGCTTCATCCTGCTGCTTGGCGCCGTGGGCATTTGCCTATTCCCCCTGTGGCCACCACTGCTACGCAAGGGTGTTTACTATTTGTCCATTGCGGCTGCCGGCTTCCTTGTTTTCATTCTGGCTCTCACCATTGTACGCCTTATTGTGTTTATTATCGTGTGGGCACTAACCGGTGGCAAGCTGCACTTCTGGATCTTCCCCAACCTGACTGAGGATGTGGGCTTCTTCGCCTCTTTCTGGCCGCTATATGAG AGCAACTATAACAGTGACGCGAATAATTCGTCCGCCAAGACCGacaaaaaatcgaaatcaaaggacaagaaaaaggaaaaagaaagcGATGCAGAGGATACagctgtggatgtggatgctgACGGTGATGGTGATGTGGATGCGGAGGTTTCCACGCTTGAACCAGAGAAAATCGAGCTCATTAAAGAACACGACACCGACATGGAGATCCGCAAACGTCGCAAAGTGGGAGCCGACGAATACGAGGAAGACGATGTGGATGATGAAGAACCGAAGACGCAGCCCAAGGATTCCAAAGCTGG AACGCCACGCAACTCGGGATCCGATTCGGAGAGCTCGAGTAAAGATTATGAGATAATCAGTTCAAGTGAAGTCCAAAACGTTGCTGGCAACTAA